TACGTACAAAAGATATCAATCCCTTCTAAAAGGTATGATTAAACATATTATTTTAGGTACCTGATATTGAGTGCAAGAACTACTGTATAGTTGGACTAACATATGCAACTTCAGTGAACATTCATTTAAATTTCAGTTCAATCTATACAGCTCATTCATTTAAACTTCAATTTGGAAACCAACAAAACAAACTATTAACAGAAATTCTTTTGtacggaagaaaaagaaaatttggttttccgGTGTTTGACTGACTAATATGGACTGTAAAGTAAGATTGATTCAAATACATTAAACATCTCATATGATAGACACTGGACAGCAACTATAATGATGATTTTTAATTCTCAGATTTAGTTCATTGGACATGGAAGATCAGCAAAAtccaaaaataaagaaatttaTTGGGCACACATCAGTGATGGATCAATTTTCATTTCGTTCTAATTGGCAACCCCATTAACAGAGTTCCCTGATAAACACTTTTTGCATACATTTAGTGGTTCCGTTTGCTCATTCAGTAGAGGTCTCTTCTCGTGATGCATAATCTGTGACAGGTTATTTTCATTCTAACACAAAAATAAGAAGTGAGAGTCTACCAATGAAGATTTCAATCAAAGATGTACCAATTTAAGCAAACCAATTAGCTAACCCATTTATTCTATCCACAATCATAATTTGACAactacaacaaacccattaattcATTACTCATTCCTAAAGGTGAACCCACCTAGATAGAACCCCAAATTTTAGAAGTAAAATTCACAAATACAGAATCAGAATTTCAATTTTGGTACCCAATTTGTATGATTTTAAAATACGTGACTGGAATTCCCAAATTTAAAAGAATTAGGTTATAGTTAGGAGTTTGACTAACCTTTCCGTAGAATGAGAAGTGGGCAGCAACTGCAATGGTTTCTGAAATTGGGAAAAATTCGAAATTTAGGTCAAAATCATAGGTTGGGATTAGGCAATTGATATATTGTCAAAATTAGAGAACAAAAAACACTTACCTGATTCAAATCTTATGTTAAGCCTCAGATTTCCGTAGCCTTTGATCTTCTTTCATGGAGGAGGTGTTTCAGAAATCTCTTTCATGGTGGGGAGATGTTTCAGATGAAAAGAGAAGAATTAGAGACAGAAGATGAAGAGAAACGAAACTGGTTTTCTATTGTGAAGTGGAGGTTACGATTGTACCCTTTGTTGCATAGTTTTGACGGTAAGAATCAGCGAGGGCACTGTTGTAGAAAAGGGGGGCCACGGTTGAAAAGTCACCCTTTCCTTTGTTATAGTAAGATGATGTATTTAGGACGTCTTCCCTACACTTATAAAGGGTGTCCTAAACTTAGGAAATAACTAACCTACACTTTACCCAGATTTTATTTATAGCTAATTAATGACCATTTAAATCTAATCAATTATAAATTTAGTCCCAATGAAAAtcacgaacaaaaaaaaaatagtcagaACTTACCCACCCGTTAAAATGGAAGTTACAGAagcaagttcggttaggagaatttTTAGAAAAATCCTAatttgataaccgaactttttgaaatgaagaacatcaagaaaactttggctagatttttttttttggcgtaGCCAGACTTTTGTTTGTAACaccaaatgttgagttcggttacgtcgcaaattttCTAAACCGAACTGTTCTCTGAAAACTCATATGTTGAGTTCAGCAATGTACGCAACTTTGCGAGCATGTCGAACGATTTTTCTCTAAAAGAGTTTGACAAGGAAAGGTAGACGAACTTAATACTCAGGTTTTCCGCTGATTTGAAACTTAAAGTTCGGCTACAAATATGATGGACTCCATTGAACCAAACATTACTTTATATGCCCGAAATTAAAAGTACGGCTAGTTGTCCTGAAACCTGATAGCCGAAcaaaacaaaaactccattaaaattAAGTTCGGCTACTTGTGTCTTCAGAAACATTTGCCGGACTACATTTGCAGACAAGTTCGGCTACATGTTCTTCAAATCTGGTAGCCGAACTTGTTTGACCCAGCCAATATCATgttataaaattttcatttttaagaACTTTTTTTTGCGAATTCAAGGCATATTAACTAAATTTAAAGTATACCTGAGTATCCAAAACATCATCCTCTTCACTTGGCTCGTAAAAACCATCATTTTGAAATTGAGATTAAGTTTGTAGAAGATTATAGTTACCATCTAACAAATCACTCATTTTGGAATCGTTGTGAACATTAATAAATATTATAGGAGTTGAAGGTTCTGATCCGGAGGAGTCACTCGAATCCCTCGTCTCGAATTCAACCatctcaaaaaacaacaaaatatttctaaatatttttccaaaaccctattcttcttctctctctcaaTAATTATATTAAAAAGGGTAATTATACCTCTCAACAATTCTATTAAAAAGGATAATTCTACCATTAtgctaaatatttggataaaaggTGTTTCAAATAACTTCCAAACGACCTAGTCAAATGGGAACCATGCTTCCCTTTTGGAGTGGAGCGGTGACCAAAAAATCGTTCCATATGAATGCGACCTCACTAAACGTGGAATCTAGACTGGACTAGCAGTCTAGCAACTAGCAACCAATAATTTTGGGCTTTAATAAGTATATCCATGGGTCCACCATTCGAAGTCCACCATCTAACCATATACAAAATTCAAATTAACAGCCGGCAAATCAATAAATAGAAAGAAGATTGAAGAGACGTGCAAAGAACCATTCATTCAGTGAATGAATCAAAAATAGTTAGTTAAGATCTAAGAACTTTCAACATTATTATAAAACTTGCTAAAATGCTCACGTAGTTCACTGTTGCACTTACCTACTGGCCACTAGCTGGATTACTGGACGACGACTACACCAAGATGTGCCCACTAGTTGCACTCTCTTAATCATCAGACATCAGTCATCTAGAAATCAGCACCAGTTCCCAAGTTGCATTAAAATGTATACACTAATCGGTAGATTCGCATATATATCACATAAACTGGCGATGCGAATATCAGAATACAATAAGCCATTGAACACTACTATAGGCTTCATATCATAGCATCGGCCGGCTGTATATCCCTATACTGCAAATCACACCACCCTTCGGACCTATCTTTTGCCACTTCACTTGTGttgtactgttttttttttttttatcatacgtGTTTAACACCTTCAGTTCTGATACAGTTGTTCGAATCCCTTTTCTTTGGGCGAAATATCTGTTTGGTGTCCAAGACGGGCCGAATTGTCTCTAAGACGTGCCGAATTGTCTCTAAGTGTGATACTCAGACTCTGGTCCTAGACGGGCCGAATTGTCTCTAAAACTTGCCTTTCTTAGAACTAACTAAAGGACCAACTAAATATCTGTCACAGAGACGCAGCATCCATGAAAGTTGGATGAAAAGTAGGAGTACTAAGCACAGTTGTCTCATGCTGCGCCACGGCTCACAACAGTGTAGAGATGCTCACTCATCCAGATAGAACACTCAAAAGAGACTGTAAATGAAATAAGTATGAACTAATTACTTTCTACCAAACTTTGATATTCATGAATAATTCAGAAAATTAATTCTATGTACAAAACCAATCAATCCAATAAacccccaaaaaaataaaaaataaattgatcaaaaataatcaataattcaaccaaaaaaaaaaagaaatattacATACATATATTTTGTGAGAAATCTACTAATTTTAATCtctgttttttcttcaaatttcaacAAGAATCCATCAACAAACGAGGTTTCTTCGAAGGCAAAGGACTTTCAACTTCATCATCAGCAAAAATCTGATACTTGCTGTTCTTCCCATGAACCCCAAAGTTACCAGCAGACCAAAATTCAGGCAAAGCTGGTAAATTCAGATCAAAATCAGAACTACTTCTATGAGTTTGAGTGGAACCCATTCCATCAGAACTAGCAGCAGTAGCAGTAATACTACTCCCACCGTCATAGTGACATCTTTTGTGTCCACCCAAAGCTTGTCCAGATGGAAAACACTTATGACAAATCGAACACTCATGGGTCTTACCACTTGATGAAATATTCGCAGCTGAAGTTGTAGTGGTACTAGTAGTGGTTGATGTAGATAACTGATCTTCCTGTTGTGATGATGATCCGGGGGCAACGACGATGAGCTTCCGGTGACTAGCTTTATGCCCACCTAAAGCTTGATAAGAATGAAACGATTTGTTACAAACTGAACACTTGTAATTCAACTTCAGAGTCGGGGCTTGTGGCGGCGCATAGCTGTTGTTGTAGACAGGAAGATTAGTACTACTGTTGTCGGTACTTCCACGAGCGAGCATAATTAAACAGAGAGCTAAGTATTCTTCTTCAGTCGGATTACTGATATGACTGTTCTCCATGCGATGGATATTACGCTTTGATCGCTTTCTTTTAGCCCATGATTGATCTAGATAGTTACTGTGATCATCTTCATAAATCGGGATTGTTGATGGGGAAGTTAGAGCTTCAAGTGCCATAATTGATGAGACTTGTGAGCAGAGAGGTAATAAAGAAAGGCGGTGGTGTTTtggagaggtggtggtggttctgggcTGTTGAGAGAGTTGAATTGAAGAAATGAGAGTGAGGTACTTGGAGTGATGAAGTGAATAAAGAGGGAGATGGTTATTCATATATGGAGGGATAAGGAGAAGAAAAGTGGAAGTTGCGTCGGAAAGGGGAGGTTAATGAGGGCACGTTTAGTTTGAGTTGGTGGGAGTGAAGTCGGTCAATGAAAAGAGTGGAGAGTGGTGGAAAGAGTGAGAAGGTGACTGAACTCTTCTTATCTCTCTAGAATCTAGACTGGGCGTTTTGCGTTGGAATTTTTCAAAGAATCTTAGTCAAGTTGTCAAAGTCAAAACGCGCTCAAAGCCTTCGCGTTCCATATGTTGACCTGTTAATTGTTTTGCAGCAACCAGGATTCATTGGTTCAGGACACGTCTCATCGTAATCTGGCTTGAGAGCCTTTGAAAAGTCTAAAATCCATTAAAAAGCTTAACCAGTTTTTTGGTTTATCCACGGATAGACTTGGCTAGCAAGAAAGTACGGATCGGTTTAAGCAGACCACGGATCCCAATACGTGGAGTTTCTGGGAGGAGTTGTGCTTTGATTAGATCCATATTGGACGGCAATATTGTAGGGCCTCTGTCGTGCGAGATCTGTTAGGCTGTACTTTCGTGATAGACTTTCGGTTTACCTCCGAATGTTGCAGACACTACTCACTAGTCACTCTGCCTTCCAAGTTTCCAACTATAATTCCTAACTTGTTATCTAGAAATTGCATTGGGGCTACAGCGGCTATACCCgaaagcaaaaataaaaataagcaaatataaaaatgaaaatactACATCACACCATAGTTTGGTTGGAAGATTTTTATATGGTTTGAGCCGTTCCTATTGAATGAACAAATCATCAAATATGGACTTAACAAATATGAAAAAtagatgttcaaaccaacaaatttgttagtttgtTCATTGAGTTAAAAGATGTAGCGTGTGCTTGATGAAAGATCGGGTGAGCTTAGCACCAGCGCTGGCATTTGTCTTTCCAGCGCGCGCTCTTGATTAAAGCGCCAACATCTTTCCTGAAATCGCCGTGTTTTTCATAGAAGCGCCAGCGGCTG
This genomic stretch from Papaver somniferum cultivar HN1 chromosome 5, ASM357369v1, whole genome shotgun sequence harbors:
- the LOC113283477 gene encoding zinc finger protein ZAT10-like translates to MNNHLPLYSLHHSKYLTLISSIQLSQQPRTTTTSPKHHRLSLLPLCSQVSSIMALEALTSPSTIPIYEDDHSNYLDQSWAKRKRSKRNIHRMENSHISNPTEEEYLALCLIMLARGSTDNSSTNLPVYNNSYAPPQAPTLKLNYKCSVCNKSFHSYQALGGHKASHRKLIVVAPGSSSQQEDQLSTSTTTSTTTTSAANISSSGKTHECSICHKCFPSGQALGGHKRCHYDGGSSITATAASSDGMGSTQTHRSSSDFDLNLPALPEFWSAGNFGVHGKNSKYQIFADDEVESPLPSKKPRLLMDSC